The Rhodocytophaga rosea genome has a segment encoding these proteins:
- a CDS encoding NADH-quinone oxidoreductase subunit C, protein MNLTGIKQILVEKFGEEIILKEDSTTLQPGFTIHSEKIAQVCQFLHEDERTYFDFLSCLTAIDNGPEKATMEVIYHLYSIPYHLKLVLRLELPRPSDSQYLPEVPTISHIWRTADWHEREAYDLMGIKFTGHPDLRRILLTADWQGFPLRKDYQAQEYYHGIKVAY, encoded by the coding sequence ATGAACCTGACTGGCATTAAACAAATCCTGGTTGAGAAATTTGGAGAAGAAATTATTCTGAAAGAAGATAGCACCACTTTGCAGCCTGGTTTTACAATTCATTCCGAGAAAATTGCCCAGGTTTGCCAGTTCTTGCATGAAGATGAGCGCACTTATTTCGATTTTTTGTCGTGCCTCACAGCCATAGACAATGGTCCGGAAAAGGCTACAATGGAAGTCATTTATCACTTATATTCTATCCCTTACCATTTAAAACTGGTACTTAGATTAGAATTACCACGGCCCTCTGACAGCCAATATTTGCCTGAAGTGCCCACCATTAGCCACATCTGGCGCACAGCTGACTGGCACGAACGGGAAGCCTACGATCTGATGGGTATCAAATTTACCGGCCATCCGGATTTGCGGCGGATATTACTCACAGCTGACTGGCAGGGATTTCCTTTGCGGAAAGATTATCAGGCTCAGGAATACTATCATGGAATAAAAGTTGCGTACTAA